The Carassius carassius chromosome 2, fCarCar2.1, whole genome shotgun sequence genome has a segment encoding these proteins:
- the LOC132101746 gene encoding leucine-rich repeat-containing protein 28-like isoform X1 yields the protein MASELHEAIFMAKQERHKNLFLNYRNLNSFPVELLRDEGMQFLERLFMKRNSLTALPDSLAQKLPNLIELYLHSNNIAIIPEAIGNLVKLQSLDLSDNALQVICPEIGQLRSLRHLRLANNQLKFLPQGLGDLGELETLDVSMNLLRTLPERLHLCLSLQCLTADRNLLHCLPRQLCLLPDLNELSMAANCLTSLPLDLGRSMELQFVFVDNNAHLKGLPSYLYNKVIGCSGCGLAVQISDVKQLSLTLGDVTVPLPSEVKAIGSDTDHVLPLEELACRVLHAAYNRTSKDVKFLTPFLLPKSLLDVVQCPLGHCHRCSQPMFTVVYPKPFPLRETALAGVHKRTTVSFVAYCCSSHCLRTFDLQG from the exons ATGGCGTCTGAACTccatgaagccatttttatggcCAAGCAAGAGCGACACAAGAATCTTTTCCTGAACTACAGAAACCTCAACAGTTTCCCTGTGGAGCTCCTCAGAGATGAAGGGATGCAGTTCCTGGAGCGTCTCTTCATGAAGAGAAACTCCCTCACTGCACTT CCAGACAGTTTGGCTCAGAAGCTTCCCAACCTGATCGAATT ATACCTGCACTCAAACAATATTGCGATAATTCCTGAAG CAATTGGCAACCTAGTGAAGCTGCAGTCACTGGACCTGAGTGACAACGCTCTTCAAGTCATCTGTCCAGAGATTGGTCAGCTGCGCTCATTACGACATCTTCGATTGGCCAACAATCAACTGAAATTTCTCCCGCAAG GGCTGGGAGATCTCGGAGAGCTGGAGACTCTGGACGTGTCCATGAACCTCCTGAGGACTCTTCCGGAGCGTCTGCACCTGTGTCTGTCCCTGCAGTGCCTGACGGCAGACCGCAACCTGCTGCACTGCCTTCCTCGCCAGCTCTGTCTGCTGCCCGACCTCAACGAGCTCTCCATGGCTGCCAACTGCCTGACATCACTGCCCCTGG ATCTGGGGCGCTCCATGGAGCTGCAGTTTGTCTTTGTGGACAACAACGCTCATCTGAAGGGGCTCCCGTCGTATCTTTATAACAAAGTCATCGGCTGCAGTGG ATGTGGTCTAGCTGTGCAGATCTCTGACGTGAAGCAGCTCAGTCTGACGCTGGGAGATGTGACTGTTCCTCTGCCCTCTGAAGTGAAGGCCATCGGGTCTGACACTGACCATGTGTTGCCTCTGGAAGAGCTGGCGTGCAGAGTACTACATGCAGCCTACAACAGGACCAGTAAGG ATGTGAAGTTCCTGACACCATTCCTGTTGCCCAAGAGTCTGCTAGATGTAGTCCAGTGCCCTCTGGGTCATTGTCACCGCTGCAGTCAGCCCATGTTCACCGTCGTCTACCCTAAACCGTTTCCTCTCAGAGAGACCGCACTCGCAGGAGTGCACAAGAG AACCACTGTGAGTTTTGTAGCGTACTGCTGTTCTAGCCATTGTCTGAGGACGTTTGACCTGCAGGGCTGA
- the LOC132101746 gene encoding leucine-rich repeat-containing protein 28-like isoform X2: protein MNLLRTLPERLHLCLSLQCLTADRNLLHCLPRQLCLLPDLNELSMAANCLTSLPLDLGRSMELQFVFVDNNAHLKGLPSYLYNKVIGCSGCGLAVQISDVKQLSLTLGDVTVPLPSEVKAIGSDTDHVLPLEELACRVLHAAYNRTSKDVKFLTPFLLPKSLLDVVQCPLGHCHRCSQPMFTVVYPKPFPLRETALAGVHKRTTVSFVAYCCSSHCLRTFDLQG from the exons ATGAACCTCCTGAGGACTCTTCCGGAGCGTCTGCACCTGTGTCTGTCCCTGCAGTGCCTGACGGCAGACCGCAACCTGCTGCACTGCCTTCCTCGCCAGCTCTGTCTGCTGCCCGACCTCAACGAGCTCTCCATGGCTGCCAACTGCCTGACATCACTGCCCCTGG ATCTGGGGCGCTCCATGGAGCTGCAGTTTGTCTTTGTGGACAACAACGCTCATCTGAAGGGGCTCCCGTCGTATCTTTATAACAAAGTCATCGGCTGCAGTGG ATGTGGTCTAGCTGTGCAGATCTCTGACGTGAAGCAGCTCAGTCTGACGCTGGGAGATGTGACTGTTCCTCTGCCCTCTGAAGTGAAGGCCATCGGGTCTGACACTGACCATGTGTTGCCTCTGGAAGAGCTGGCGTGCAGAGTACTACATGCAGCCTACAACAGGACCAGTAAGG ATGTGAAGTTCCTGACACCATTCCTGTTGCCCAAGAGTCTGCTAGATGTAGTCCAGTGCCCTCTGGGTCATTGTCACCGCTGCAGTCAGCCCATGTTCACCGTCGTCTACCCTAAACCGTTTCCTCTCAGAGAGACCGCACTCGCAGGAGTGCACAAGAG AACCACTGTGAGTTTTGTAGCGTACTGCTGTTCTAGCCATTGTCTGAGGACGTTTGACCTGCAGGGCTGA